TTGGAAAAAAGCGGATTGAGAAATACAAGCAGGAAAAGAAGGATATTAAATATTTTTATCATTTTCAAAGGAATGCTCAACGATCTGCTTTTTATTCTTTTTGGATTTTTTTACAATAAGGTAGATCATGGCAAGCGTAAAACAAATGAAAATCGTTCCGATGACAGCAGTATAATACTGGCTCAAACCACAAGCCATTCCAAGAATAATTGCATAAAAAACTTTGATCGTGTTCGTCGGTTCTTTGAGGACTGTTCTGTATCTGATCAAACTTAATGCTCCGGCAAGTCCAAAAGCCCTGACCAGGTTATCGGCAACAACGATCCAGATCAAAGCTCCACCGAGAGTCAGCAGGATTATCGTATATTGCATGCTTTTCATTTCGGATTTCATCTGTTTATCTTTCTTCTTTCCGGTGTAGGTAAATCGGTAAACATAAGAATAGATCAATCCGAGGACAAGAGCCAATGTCAGATTCAGAATTATCTGCAAAGGAGATTGGGATACTCCTCCGGAAGTACTGTTTTTTATAACTTGAAATAATTCTTCCATTTAACCTCTTTTAGAACTCACCCTCAATCCCTCTCTTGAAAAGAGAGGGAAGATTCAGTTTCCCTTTACTACTAAATGCTTATAAATGAGATAAGAAACGGGATTAAGGGAATATATTCTTCATTTTTCTAAATTTAATGTCTCTTGCTTGAATCATGAGAATTTTCCTCTCCTTTTAGGAGAGGATCAAGGTGAGGTATT
This sequence is a window from Candidatus Cloacimonadota bacterium. Protein-coding genes within it:
- a CDS encoding DUF4956 domain-containing protein — protein: MEELFQVIKNSTSGGVSQSPLQIILNLTLALVLGLIYSYVYRFTYTGKKKDKQMKSEMKSMQYTIILLTLGGALIWIVVADNLVRAFGLAGALSLIRYRTVLKEPTNTIKVFYAIILGMACGLSQYYTAVIGTIFICFTLAMIYLIVKKSKKNKKQIVEHSFENDKNI